From the genome of Polyangiaceae bacterium, one region includes:
- a CDS encoding AAA family ATPase, whose product MTTRIDALELKNYRSFAELSITFHPQLTVLVAPNGGGKTAILDGLGVALYALVDTLLEKNHCNGFVKTDVRIGRDRFAGGSMVSFTPTRLYARGIVHYDSIEWQCELAKPNGRMSRARAKEIVARGERYLEDLRAYADKKSKIPPIFPVIAYYGTGRLWSEHKLTAKKKQIAEDLRFQTGAYADCLSSSSSYTHFAVWFERVVREAQNELQTGRASPHRPQAMLAAIRDAVDTVLRPSGWQQLDWDFLTSEIVASHPDHGRLPVNMLSDGIRNLIGFVADLAHRAVRLNPHYRHEACFFSPGIVLIDEVDMHLHPEWQQLIVGQLREAFPRIQFVVTTHSPQVLSTVDKESIRIIRIRDSIAIVETPQFQTRGVESADVLARIMGVDPVPHVEEASWLNRYRALIEDNEAESAEALALRAQIVSHFGLNHPVVIDCDRLIRFQSFKVRRGRPEGT is encoded by the coding sequence ATGACGACGCGGATTGATGCGCTGGAGTTGAAGAATTACCGGTCGTTCGCGGAGCTGTCGATCACGTTTCATCCGCAGCTCACTGTGCTGGTCGCGCCAAATGGGGGTGGGAAGACGGCGATTCTCGATGGGTTGGGCGTTGCCTTGTACGCCCTCGTCGATACGCTCCTCGAGAAGAACCATTGCAATGGATTCGTGAAAACAGACGTGAGAATAGGGCGAGATCGATTTGCGGGAGGGTCGATGGTCTCTTTCACGCCAACGCGACTGTATGCTCGAGGGATAGTCCACTACGACTCGATTGAATGGCAATGCGAATTGGCAAAACCCAATGGTCGAATGTCACGCGCTCGCGCGAAAGAGATCGTTGCTCGGGGCGAGCGGTATTTGGAAGATCTTCGCGCGTACGCGGATAAAAAGAGTAAGATACCGCCAATTTTTCCAGTCATTGCCTATTATGGTACTGGACGATTGTGGAGTGAACACAAGCTCACTGCCAAAAAGAAACAGATCGCCGAAGACCTCCGTTTTCAAACGGGCGCGTATGCGGATTGTCTTTCATCGTCATCAAGCTATACGCATTTCGCGGTGTGGTTCGAGCGTGTGGTTCGCGAGGCCCAAAATGAATTGCAAACGGGCAGAGCATCGCCTCATCGACCGCAAGCGATGTTGGCTGCAATTCGTGACGCAGTCGATACTGTCTTGAGACCATCAGGGTGGCAACAGCTCGATTGGGATTTTTTGACGAGCGAAATTGTGGCGTCACACCCCGATCATGGGCGATTGCCTGTAAACATGCTCAGTGACGGAATTCGTAACCTCATTGGGTTCGTGGCAGATCTTGCACATCGAGCCGTTCGACTCAATCCACACTATCGCCATGAGGCATGTTTCTTTTCACCGGGAATTGTGCTCATCGACGAAGTGGACATGCATTTGCACCCAGAATGGCAACAGCTCATCGTTGGTCAGTTGCGAGAGGCTTTTCCGCGAATCCAGTTCGTCGTAACCACCCACAGTCCCCAAGTCTTGTCGACGGTGGACAAGGAATCGATTCGCATCATTCGCATTCGCGACAGCATTGCCATCGTTGAAACGCCCCAGTTCCAAACCCGCGGCGTGGAGAGCGCTGATGTTTTGGCACGTATCATGGGTGTGGATCCTGTGCCACACGTGGAAGAAGCGTCGTGGCTCAACAGGTACCGCGCACTCATTGAAGACAATGAAGCCGAATCGGCAGAGGCTCTGGCCCTTCGCGCGCAAATCGTCTCACATTTTGGCCTCAATCACCCAGTGGTCATCGATTGCGATCGATTGATCCGTTTCCAATCGTTCAAGGTGCGGCGTGGCCGGCCGGAAGGAACTTGA
- a CDS encoding AAA family ATPase has protein sequence MLHLARAGANLLHVASYEWERVQGLVLGMSDKLELPVRIWSQSDGLVACDKDGNRHVEDEDATDPLKVLSQIHASEEPGIWLLEDFQPFLKDEHHPILRWLRQIARLPASPRKIVVLSTPVPGLPTDLRKEIPTLELELPGVDDLRLVLQDAAEALSVRASADEALLDAARGLTVMEARLAFGKAAAELGRLDHGAVRLVAQEKERIIKQSEVLEYYPTDARMADVGGLEQLKEWLDRRGRAFGAGARDFGLDAPKGVLLLGVQGCGKSLLAKAVAATWQFPLLRFDLGKVFGGIVGQSEGNIRTALQVAQALAPCVLWIDEIEKGLAGMGSSDQTDGGTTARVVGTLLTWMQEKREPVFVVATANRIDMLPPELLRKGRFDEIFFVDLPTRAVREEILSIHLRKKRRDPTDYDLTKLGERSVGFSGAELEEAVREGLYDAFAEGKELATEHILQALEKTFPLSRTMGDQIESLRQWAKVRARLANGQPPEALPKDSAETTVPRLKQETTRNPFIPGGRS, from the coding sequence ATGCTTCACCTCGCGCGCGCCGGCGCGAACTTGCTGCACGTCGCATCCTACGAATGGGAGCGAGTGCAGGGGCTGGTCCTTGGCATGTCCGACAAGTTGGAATTGCCGGTGCGCATTTGGAGCCAGTCCGATGGGCTCGTTGCCTGCGACAAAGACGGCAATCGGCATGTGGAGGACGAGGACGCTACCGACCCGCTCAAGGTGCTGTCTCAAATTCACGCATCCGAGGAACCTGGGATTTGGTTGCTCGAAGACTTTCAGCCATTTCTGAAGGACGAACACCATCCCATCCTGCGCTGGCTGCGGCAGATTGCGCGTCTCCCAGCGTCGCCTCGAAAGATTGTCGTTTTGTCGACTCCGGTGCCCGGACTGCCGACGGATCTGCGCAAAGAGATCCCCACGCTCGAATTGGAACTGCCAGGCGTCGACGATCTACGCTTGGTTTTGCAAGATGCGGCGGAAGCGCTCAGCGTGCGAGCTTCAGCGGACGAAGCACTGCTCGATGCGGCGCGAGGGTTGACGGTCATGGAGGCGAGGCTCGCTTTTGGCAAAGCGGCCGCTGAGCTCGGGCGTCTCGATCATGGCGCTGTGCGGCTCGTCGCCCAAGAGAAAGAACGCATCATCAAGCAAAGCGAAGTGCTCGAGTATTACCCGACGGATGCACGAATGGCCGACGTCGGCGGGCTCGAACAGCTCAAGGAATGGCTGGATCGCCGTGGACGAGCCTTCGGTGCGGGCGCGCGAGATTTCGGTTTGGATGCGCCGAAAGGCGTGCTGCTGCTCGGCGTGCAGGGCTGTGGCAAGAGCCTCTTGGCGAAGGCCGTCGCGGCGACGTGGCAGTTTCCGCTCCTTCGATTCGACTTGGGCAAAGTATTTGGCGGAATCGTCGGACAATCCGAAGGGAACATCCGCACGGCGCTGCAAGTCGCTCAAGCGCTCGCGCCATGCGTGTTATGGATTGACGAAATCGAAAAAGGCTTGGCCGGGATGGGTAGCTCGGATCAAACGGATGGCGGGACGACGGCGCGCGTCGTAGGGACGTTACTTACGTGGATGCAGGAAAAGCGCGAGCCGGTGTTTGTTGTGGCAACCGCGAATCGAATCGACATGCTCCCGCCCGAATTGCTGCGAAAAGGTCGATTCGACGAAATCTTTTTCGTGGACTTGCCGACGCGTGCGGTGCGCGAAGAAATTCTTTCGATTCATTTGCGTAAGAAACGGCGAGATCCAACCGATTACGATTTGACGAAACTAGGCGAGCGCTCGGTCGGGTTTTCCGGCGCGGAATTAGAAGAAGCCGTTCGGGAAGGTTTGTACGATGCATTCGCCGAGGGCAAGGAGCTGGCGACTGAGCACATTCTGCAGGCGCTCGAAAAGACGTTTCCTCTGTCGCGAACGATGGGAGACCAAATCGAGAGCCTGCGTCAATGGGCGAAAGTGCGGGCGCGTCTTGCCAACGGTCAACCTCCTGAGGCGCTTCCGAAGGATTCCGCTGAAACCACGGTCCCGCGATTGAAGCAAGAGACAACGCGCAACCCGTTCATTCCTGGGGGGCGGTCGTGA
- a CDS encoding TIGR02646 family protein yields the protein MRKLNRSTVAEPPCLQNYRYGFHNWTHVDVLAKAQIRDHLDQMQGNRCAYCEGRLDELGQHIEHFRSRHRFPELTFAWANLFASCNQEDSCGHWKDQHERYDPDDLLDPCVDDPDEFFRFRSDGSIDIRKDLDERRRHRARTTLRVFNLDAHRGRLQLMRRRHLAGFAAMVADVHGLSPSELQQLLAAELVAAESGPFYTAVRHVLTQL from the coding sequence ATGCGGAAACTCAACCGGTCCACGGTAGCAGAGCCGCCTTGTTTACAAAATTATCGCTACGGTTTCCACAACTGGACCCACGTCGACGTATTGGCAAAGGCACAAATTCGCGACCACCTCGACCAGATGCAGGGCAACCGTTGTGCGTACTGCGAAGGGAGACTCGACGAGCTCGGGCAACACATCGAGCATTTTCGATCGAGGCATCGATTCCCTGAGCTCACATTCGCCTGGGCAAACCTTTTCGCGTCATGCAACCAAGAGGATTCTTGCGGGCATTGGAAAGACCAGCACGAGCGATACGATCCCGATGACCTTCTCGATCCCTGTGTCGATGATCCCGACGAATTTTTTCGTTTTCGGTCCGATGGCTCAATCGACATACGCAAGGATCTCGACGAAAGGCGCAGACATCGTGCCCGAACAACGCTTCGTGTATTCAACCTCGACGCGCATCGTGGTCGATTGCAACTCATGCGTCGACGTCACCTCGCGGGCTTTGCGGCAATGGTCGCAGATGTGCATGGATTATCGCCGAGCGAGCTTCAACAGCTTTTGGCTGCCGAGTTGGTAGCGGCGGAATCCGGTCCATTCTATACCGCCGTACGGCACGTGCTGACTCAGCTTTGA
- a CDS encoding AAA family ATPase — translation MKVLFFHATAGHPRVAPPLMDQAGKTLRPFTRYLGQAIHTAKQRQFRYQLPWEKVRNLLTIRLDPVDSQLRVPRRQPGVVLVHWPEGKAPDFSQQGFIMNRGVAFRVDTASRTDSGLRVKTDIPLLPSDDVFWCGVRAAVEQEAAPPLPRDVRDLQGRPLKLAAPPRANDDDRYWLLLVEGEHDDCDLVVDGEEVEAEALTTSAELHRVVDQQGRSFQVHGGILRVEEPPANGLLKGDNGLRYRWSEGESSGRRGNWIQLLPPESSDAEDFMDPRAAFCEGDLEQVWTQQRHAKDTTFKVKKVDQDRYQVLLDRYPPEDSTLYLPVDQRNLQLQRRALRQLAEAPLPHHRGLLRLCENPERVDWPKVEPVHISDWRALKDATRSGTDEQRAFVSKALGSPDFAFLQGPPGSGKTTAICEMVQQLVEQGQRVLLCASTHVAIDNVLERLLEASSPIYAVRIGKIDKVDDKVQATQLDERIYKLISMWRTQPAMQVYGDGDLEDMAERTVIMAANLTCGTTMGIVNHPLFRGRDQDLHISERPISTMPHWDVLIVDEASKTLIQEFLVPALMAKRWIIVGDVRQLPPFTDRADIVANLRDLVDENDKPVFPLDHQRACLLLFRMLRRLVRQPAMRWLMVERPGVLEWIARELQVEPEPRPSVVRVVAKGASSSGPVDVVTVADLRAGKPAALKLAAADWVLVADDLLPEVADLLPSNLLLTVDVTADNSGGLHEGNVLLMRHAWWLPRSGRLSEPYDADRDFAFKHKKDKVTTFAESEMCEAEWLSRHTLANELAWRLTRLHELRYSRKDKKWLRDELGWLQPLATSIAEPIAEIEDIGLPSIIEVLQEGIGVDRSARRSALTIGLAASRPNDFAARFESLTFQHRMHAEIAQFSREIIYEGQALKDANTIQIRDDVLGWDFGRFPSRRAWANVDGHDNHGVNRQEIDVMASILRDFIDWVRRKGAPNRTSPRVWEVACLCFYSKQERAISEKLYEVTGDSRKTRFEVRDLPIEIVCGTVDRFQGREADLVMLSMRNTGRIGFLDSPNRLNVALTRARQQLVILGKYSYYLGCNISELKELAGRTLLVDHHEVRRWARSKR, via the coding sequence GTGAAGGTATTGTTTTTTCACGCCACCGCAGGCCATCCGCGGGTCGCTCCACCCCTGATGGATCAGGCGGGGAAAACGCTGCGGCCGTTCACCCGGTACCTCGGCCAGGCCATTCACACGGCAAAGCAGCGGCAATTTCGTTATCAGCTTCCCTGGGAGAAGGTCCGCAATCTACTGACGATTCGCCTCGATCCCGTCGATAGCCAGCTCCGCGTGCCTCGACGACAACCCGGCGTGGTTCTTGTGCATTGGCCCGAAGGCAAAGCGCCGGACTTCTCCCAGCAAGGGTTCATCATGAACCGTGGGGTCGCCTTTCGAGTCGATACTGCCAGTCGGACGGATTCCGGCTTGCGCGTCAAGACCGACATTCCACTGCTTCCAAGCGATGACGTGTTTTGGTGCGGCGTGCGCGCAGCAGTCGAGCAAGAAGCTGCTCCGCCTCTTCCACGAGACGTGCGTGATTTGCAAGGTCGACCATTAAAACTCGCGGCTCCCCCACGCGCCAATGATGACGACCGGTATTGGCTGCTGCTCGTCGAAGGGGAGCACGACGATTGCGACCTCGTCGTGGATGGTGAAGAGGTCGAGGCCGAGGCACTCACCACTTCGGCGGAACTGCATCGGGTGGTGGATCAGCAGGGCCGGTCATTCCAAGTGCACGGAGGAATCCTTCGGGTTGAAGAACCGCCTGCGAATGGGTTGCTCAAGGGCGACAATGGCCTGCGATACCGCTGGTCGGAAGGCGAGTCGTCTGGCCGGCGGGGGAACTGGATTCAACTTTTGCCGCCAGAATCGTCCGACGCCGAAGATTTTATGGACCCGCGCGCGGCCTTCTGTGAGGGCGATCTCGAGCAGGTCTGGACACAGCAGCGACATGCCAAGGACACGACCTTCAAGGTCAAAAAAGTCGACCAAGACCGTTACCAAGTTCTCCTCGACCGCTATCCGCCCGAGGACAGCACGCTCTACTTGCCCGTGGACCAGCGAAATCTTCAGCTCCAACGGCGGGCCTTGCGACAGCTCGCGGAGGCCCCGCTGCCGCATCATCGAGGGTTGCTCCGCCTTTGCGAAAATCCCGAGCGAGTCGATTGGCCAAAAGTTGAGCCAGTGCACATTTCCGACTGGCGGGCTCTCAAGGATGCCACGCGCAGTGGGACGGACGAGCAACGCGCGTTCGTGAGCAAGGCGCTGGGAAGCCCGGACTTCGCGTTCCTCCAAGGACCGCCCGGGTCAGGAAAAACCACAGCGATCTGTGAGATGGTCCAGCAGCTCGTCGAGCAAGGACAACGCGTACTGCTTTGCGCCTCTACACATGTGGCCATCGACAATGTGCTGGAACGCCTGCTCGAAGCGAGCTCCCCCATCTATGCCGTGCGAATTGGCAAAATCGACAAAGTCGATGACAAGGTTCAAGCCACGCAACTCGACGAGCGCATCTATAAGTTGATATCGATGTGGCGCACGCAGCCGGCGATGCAGGTCTACGGCGATGGGGATTTGGAGGACATGGCCGAGCGCACGGTGATCATGGCCGCAAACCTGACCTGTGGCACCACGATGGGCATCGTGAATCACCCTCTTTTCAGAGGACGCGACCAGGATCTGCACATCTCCGAGCGGCCGATCAGCACGATGCCCCATTGGGATGTGCTGATCGTCGACGAGGCAAGCAAAACGCTCATCCAGGAGTTTTTGGTCCCGGCGCTCATGGCAAAGCGGTGGATCATCGTGGGCGACGTGCGGCAGCTCCCGCCGTTCACGGATCGAGCGGACATCGTGGCGAACTTGCGCGACCTCGTGGATGAGAACGACAAACCCGTGTTCCCGCTGGATCATCAACGCGCGTGCTTGCTGCTGTTCCGGATGCTTCGGCGCCTGGTTCGCCAGCCGGCAATGCGCTGGCTCATGGTTGAACGTCCGGGTGTGCTCGAGTGGATAGCTCGTGAATTGCAAGTCGAACCAGAGCCACGCCCGTCCGTCGTGCGGGTGGTCGCCAAAGGGGCGAGCTCGAGCGGGCCAGTCGATGTCGTGACGGTTGCCGATCTCCGTGCGGGCAAACCCGCGGCGCTGAAGCTTGCTGCCGCCGATTGGGTTCTGGTCGCCGACGACCTGTTGCCCGAGGTGGCCGATCTGCTTCCTTCGAACCTGCTGCTCACCGTGGACGTCACCGCCGACAACAGCGGGGGGTTGCACGAGGGCAACGTGCTCCTGATGCGACATGCGTGGTGGTTGCCACGCTCAGGGCGGCTTTCCGAGCCGTACGACGCCGATCGCGATTTTGCGTTCAAGCATAAAAAGGACAAGGTCACGACATTCGCCGAGAGTGAAATGTGCGAGGCGGAGTGGTTGAGTCGGCATACTTTGGCGAACGAATTGGCTTGGCGGCTTACCCGACTGCACGAATTGCGGTACAGCCGCAAAGACAAAAAATGGCTTCGTGACGAGCTGGGATGGCTTCAGCCGCTCGCAACCAGCATTGCAGAACCCATTGCGGAAATCGAGGACATCGGCCTGCCGAGCATCATAGAAGTGCTTCAGGAAGGCATCGGCGTCGACCGTTCGGCGCGACGCAGTGCGCTTACGATAGGGCTCGCGGCATCGCGCCCCAATGATTTTGCCGCCCGCTTCGAAAGCCTGACGTTCCAACACCGCATGCATGCCGAAATTGCGCAGTTCTCGCGAGAGATCATTTATGAGGGCCAGGCACTCAAGGATGCCAATACCATTCAAATTCGCGATGATGTTTTGGGGTGGGACTTCGGCCGGTTCCCGTCGCGACGTGCTTGGGCGAATGTGGATGGGCACGACAACCATGGCGTAAACCGCCAGGAAATCGACGTCATGGCCTCGATATTGCGAGACTTCATCGATTGGGTGCGGCGAAAAGGAGCGCCGAATCGGACATCGCCGCGCGTGTGGGAAGTCGCGTGCTTGTGCTTCTACTCGAAACAGGAACGCGCCATTTCGGAGAAACTCTATGAGGTGACGGGAGACAGTCGCAAGACGCGATTCGAGGTGAGGGATTTGCCCATCGAGATCGTCTGCGGGACGGTGGATCGTTTCCAGGGGCGCGAGGCGGATCTGGTAATGTTATCGATGCGCAACACCGGTCGCATCGGGTTCCTCGATAGCCCGAACCGTTTGAACGTGGCGCTCACGCGAGCGCGGCAGCAGCTCGTCATCCTCGGAAAATACAGCTATTACCTCGGTTGCAATATTTCGGAGCTGAAAGAATTGGCCGGACGAACGCTGCTGGTCGATCACCATGAAGTCCGTCGATGGGCGCGGAGCAAACGATGA
- a CDS encoding tetratricopeptide repeat protein, protein MGSRLLRTNERREILRRQLTGGLVIVAPLDMKVLVREAAPDLWSIRSIVLELSGTTAVRREQASVVVEEKRSLEEHRTTTTAPDPVFWILEANRRKPGSEGRAIALDQATLGWVNEGRFAEAMATAAEAVDICRKLAEERPETSLPLLATSLNNLGNVQGELGQHEAALASMQEVVNIRRKLLEEHPETFLPNLAASLHNLGIWQSSLDSHEAALASTQEAVDIRRKLAEQRPDAFLPDLAGSLANLGIQQSALGQREAALSSAQEAVGIRRKLAEQRPETFLPGLARSLHNLGVTQSRLGQREAALASVQEAFDIYWDLYQQSPQASANDVRKTIALLRDLHAAVGTPIDPATQQRIEQLEADSC, encoded by the coding sequence ATGGGGTCACGTCTTTTGCGGACGAACGAGCGGCGGGAGATCCTGCGGCGGCAATTGACGGGTGGGCTGGTCATCGTTGCTCCGCTGGACATGAAGGTGCTGGTGCGCGAGGCTGCGCCGGATTTGTGGTCGATTCGGTCGATTGTGCTCGAACTATCGGGGACGACGGCGGTGCGTCGGGAACAGGCCAGCGTGGTCGTGGAAGAAAAACGCTCGCTGGAGGAGCACCGCACGACGACGACGGCGCCGGATCCGGTGTTTTGGATCTTGGAGGCGAATCGGCGGAAGCCGGGTTCGGAAGGGCGCGCGATTGCGTTGGACCAAGCGACGCTGGGATGGGTGAACGAAGGAAGATTTGCGGAGGCCATGGCTACAGCCGCGGAAGCGGTAGACATTTGCCGTAAGCTAGCTGAGGAGCGTCCGGAGACGTCTCTGCCGCTCCTCGCGACGAGCCTCAACAACCTGGGCAATGTGCAGGGCGAATTGGGCCAGCACGAAGCAGCCCTGGCGTCCATGCAAGAAGTGGTCAACATTCGCCGAAAGCTACTGGAGGAGCACCCGGAAACGTTTCTGCCGAACCTCGCCGCAAGCCTCCATAACTTAGGCATTTGGCAAAGTTCGCTTGACTCGCACGAAGCGGCGCTCGCGTCCACGCAGGAAGCCGTCGACATTCGGCGAAAGCTGGCCGAGCAGCGCCCGGACGCGTTCCTACCAGATCTTGCAGGCAGCCTCGCCAACCTGGGGATTCAGCAAAGCGCCTTAGGCCAGCGCGAAGCGGCCCTGTCGTCCGCGCAGGAAGCCGTCGGCATTCGGCGAAAGTTGGCCGAGCAGCGCCCGGAAACGTTTCTGCCGGGCCTGGCGAGAAGCCTCCACAACCTGGGCGTCACGCAAAGCAGATTGGGCCAGCGCGAAGCGGCCCTGGCGTCCGTGCAAGAAGCGTTCGACATCTACTGGGACCTCTACCAGCAGTCTCCGCAGGCGTCGGCGAACGACGTGCGCAAAACGATCGCCCTGCTCCGCGACCTGCACGCAGCCGTCGGCACGCCCATCGACCCGGCCACCCAGCAGCGCATCGAACAGCTCGAAGCGGACTCGTGCTGA
- a CDS encoding radical SAM protein translates to MRLNIAHTLARSAANGPGERFVLWVQGCPLACPGCWNPDTWSFARRDVRDVNDLLGEILATAGIEGVTFTGGEPFAQARALAHLARAVQDAGLSVFVFTGYDRDELTSKAHRALLDVTDILVDGRYLEAQRVEGLPWRGSSNQRVHFLTNRYSEADMVGAPEVEFHLEADGGVTITGFPRFE, encoded by the coding sequence ATGCGATTGAACATCGCCCACACTTTGGCACGAAGCGCCGCGAATGGCCCTGGCGAACGGTTTGTTCTATGGGTGCAGGGCTGCCCGCTTGCGTGTCCCGGCTGCTGGAATCCCGACACGTGGAGCTTTGCGCGGCGCGACGTTCGAGACGTGAATGACTTGCTAGGCGAGATTCTCGCCACGGCAGGCATCGAGGGCGTCACGTTCACGGGCGGCGAGCCGTTCGCACAAGCCCGCGCATTGGCTCACCTTGCGCGAGCCGTGCAAGACGCGGGGCTGTCGGTATTTGTGTTTACCGGGTATGATCGGGACGAGCTGACGAGTAAAGCCCATCGCGCATTGCTCGATGTCACCGATATTCTCGTCGATGGTCGATATCTCGAGGCTCAGCGTGTCGAGGGGTTGCCCTGGCGCGGCTCATCGAACCAACGCGTCCATTTTCTCACGAATCGGTACAGTGAGGCCGATATGGTCGGCGCACCGGAAGTGGAGTTTCACTTGGAGGCGGATGGTGGGGTTACCATAACGGGGTTCCCGAGGTTCGAGTAG
- a CDS encoding right-handed parallel beta-helix repeat-containing protein has protein sequence MRSSTYLGTFLSAGAVFALLTIDPAPAFAAECGCTHEVMPGTTGVNGTDIGVKPGDVVCIMAGDYEFIRFREIHGTADAPVIVKNCGGVVNVRNTDRAYAVDFQGSSHHFRLTGTGEPGVEYGFRVSAPDKDPHPGVGLWFLDKSTDYEVDHIEVYETGFAGVMSKTDPLCDGSADQDKFVQKNVHLHHLWIHDTGGEGFYVGSTQGNGHTITCNGQQEVRMPHFLEGIEIDHCLVEDTGWDGAQIGMAREGCSFHDNVIRRVGSEMVQYQWMGLQIGGPSKCDIRRNIISDGPVNGIFVFGAGDTTVADNVVMRFGEVDIYANIQNNPGPVAYRIAHNTLLDFGEAAVQVFGDAVEGAFAYNNFVVGPSSAIAAGNDVGWAAEGNVFVPAVADAQFVAPDADDYHIKESSPARGAGIDHSADGFTTDLDGYIRAKPPAAGAYEFVMDSPTSGAGGGSSSSGGGGAGNAGAGGAGGGGGGAPGDLGVDEGCGCRVAGSGEGAGAGLALVVGAWLVTRIRRRGRMRAI, from the coding sequence ATGCGTTCCTCGACCTACCTTGGCACCTTCCTTTCGGCAGGCGCGGTCTTCGCGCTTCTGACCATCGACCCAGCTCCAGCTTTCGCCGCCGAATGCGGCTGCACGCATGAAGTCATGCCTGGCACCACGGGGGTCAATGGCACCGACATCGGCGTGAAACCGGGCGACGTCGTCTGCATCATGGCGGGTGATTACGAGTTCATTCGGTTCCGCGAGATCCACGGGACGGCCGATGCACCCGTCATTGTCAAGAACTGCGGCGGTGTCGTCAACGTGCGTAACACGGACCGCGCTTATGCCGTCGACTTCCAGGGCAGCTCGCACCATTTCCGGCTCACGGGCACCGGCGAACCCGGCGTCGAGTATGGCTTTCGCGTCAGCGCGCCCGACAAGGACCCGCATCCGGGCGTAGGCCTGTGGTTCCTCGACAAAAGCACCGATTACGAAGTCGACCACATCGAGGTGTACGAGACGGGTTTCGCGGGCGTCATGTCGAAGACCGATCCGCTTTGTGACGGCAGCGCCGATCAAGACAAATTCGTCCAGAAGAACGTGCACCTGCATCACCTTTGGATTCATGACACGGGCGGCGAAGGGTTTTACGTGGGCAGCACGCAGGGCAATGGTCACACGATTACGTGCAATGGGCAGCAGGAGGTGCGGATGCCGCACTTTCTGGAGGGGATCGAGATTGACCATTGCCTCGTGGAGGACACCGGCTGGGACGGAGCGCAGATTGGGATGGCGCGAGAAGGTTGCAGCTTTCACGACAACGTGATTCGCCGCGTCGGGAGCGAAATGGTGCAATACCAATGGATGGGTCTGCAAATCGGCGGACCATCGAAGTGCGACATTCGCCGAAACATCATTTCCGACGGGCCCGTGAACGGCATTTTTGTATTTGGCGCAGGCGACACCACCGTTGCGGACAACGTGGTGATGCGATTCGGCGAGGTCGACATTTATGCGAACATCCAGAACAACCCCGGGCCTGTCGCTTATCGCATCGCGCACAACACGCTGCTCGATTTCGGCGAAGCTGCGGTGCAAGTTTTTGGCGACGCGGTCGAAGGCGCATTTGCGTACAACAATTTCGTGGTGGGACCAAGCTCGGCGATTGCGGCTGGCAACGACGTGGGCTGGGCGGCCGAGGGTAATGTGTTCGTGCCGGCGGTCGCCGACGCTCAATTCGTCGCTCCAGACGCGGACGATTACCACATCAAGGAGAGCTCGCCCGCGCGAGGTGCTGGTATCGACCATAGCGCGGACGGTTTTACCACGGACCTGGACGGGTATATCCGTGCCAAACCTCCAGCGGCCGGCGCGTACGAATTCGTGATGGATTCGCCCACGAGCGGCGCAGGCGGTGGCTCGAGCAGCTCGGGCGGAGGCGGCGCAGGCAATGCGGGCGCGGGCGGTGCGGGCGGCGGGGGCGGCGGAGCACCGGGGGACCTGGGTGTCGACGAGGGATGCGGATGCCGCGTGGCTGGGAGCGGCGAGGGCGCGGGGGCGGGGCTTGCGCTGGTGGTTGGAGCGTGGCTCGTGACGCGCATTCGGCGGCGAGGGCGTATGCGAGCGATATAG
- a CDS encoding helix-turn-helix domain-containing protein, whose amino-acid sequence MRIRKLRMEQGVSLRDFGKQAGVHPLHVMAIELGQVATNTKTLRAIAKALGVEPLDLLNYDTENDDMGQIVELLRKHPDCVRTIMIKVRPLAETERVSWALATHARNKPQAPCRPRSFRDSGVSFTKHPKRV is encoded by the coding sequence ATGAGGATCCGTAAATTGCGCATGGAGCAAGGAGTATCGTTGCGCGATTTCGGTAAGCAGGCGGGTGTGCATCCGCTCCACGTCATGGCCATCGAGCTGGGGCAAGTGGCAACGAATACCAAGACGCTTCGGGCCATTGCAAAGGCGCTCGGAGTCGAGCCGCTCGATCTATTGAATTACGACACCGAAAACGACGATATGGGACAGATCGTCGAGCTGCTGCGCAAGCATCCCGATTGCGTCCGGACAATCATGATCAAGGTAAGGCCGCTCGCGGAAACTGAACGCGTGTCTTGGGCGCTTGCGACCCACGCTCGTAACAAGCCCCAAGCGCCGTGTCGACCTCGGAGCTTTCGAGATTCTGGAGTTTCGTTTACCAAACATCCGAAAAGAGTTTAA